Part of the Zingiber officinale cultivar Zhangliang chromosome 8A, Zo_v1.1, whole genome shotgun sequence genome, gatttattattttatatatttttgttgcACATACTATCATTGTAGACAACAAACAACACAAGTAAACAAGTTTATTCACCTCCTAGCCTCTCTTTGCTATCCAATAAATGGTATTAGAGCTCAGCCACTCCACTCCAGAGGACTAGTTGCCAAAGAAGCATATTGTTAAAGAGATGGGGAAGGTAGGATGTGAATATTATTTGATGATTGAAATTGATAACTAGTTTATCATCGAGAAGAAAGGTTTTCCGATATCAACATAAATGAGTTGAACATTACTAGAGCCATTAGTCACTACAGCAACAATGAGAGGTAACAGGACCTCATCAACATTAGAGCTTAATTCAGTTGTCTGAGTTGCTACAGAGATTATTGAAACGTTAGTAGATCCATCACCTTAACACATTAACAGTTACAAAGATGTGAGCAATCATTTCAATACCATGAAAATCTTAAAAATAATCCTTGCAGACAAAGATGTCTACAATGAAAAGTAAGAGTAATATAACTGATTTTTAATCAATCAAGTCCAGTAtgaaattttcttatcaaccgcaccagtaaaaaaaaaacaataaaagatTATGCACGATGAGAAAGCTATTATTGTGGGGAAAGAGATTGCCTCTGAGAGCTTCGCAAAAGCTTTTGCATATATTGATTTGGATGCTAAGAATATTGGTGATTCAGTCCTTTATCTGCATATAGTTGAATAAGTTTTGTAACATATAATTATCACATCTGATTAAAAGGGTGAACTAAATGCTAAAAATTTTTCCTTGTTCGATAATCTCTCTTGACACTACATTTAGAAGACATGTTTAGAAGGAAAAAATTTACCTTGTCAACCTGAACCTATGTCCACATAAGCAACTTGAACAGACATGAGCACCTGAAGTGCTTAATGTAGCAGAATAAACATTTAACATCTGAATGCTTACATATTTGCTCTGGTTGACTAGCAAAATGTTAACATAAGGTGGAGGTAAATTAAGCATCATATGAGAAGAAAGTTAGGGGCTGCATATGTACAAATTTGTTATGGAAGGGGAAAAAACACTAGAATAATGTTTATATGCTGATGTATGTACCAGAATGCAACCAAATGCTATCTGGAAATGGAAGGTAGTCAAAGTAAAGCCACCTAGAAGATCCATCAAGCTTGTTGGTGTGTTTGACTCAATTCAGAGACCACCTAAGAAATGACGAAGACAAATACATTGTAATTACAGACTGATTAAGCTTTGCACATATCGGACATCGCATACCTTCTCATATTTAAAATCATATCCTAATAACTGACAGAAACAAGTTACAGAGATTCCTGGGACAAAACTAGATGCTGGAAACAAATGAATAGAAACAATGGAGAAAATACTATTCCCTCTTTATGAGAGAAAAATCATACCACTAGAGGCAAAATGCATTAGGAACCTGACATGAAACTGGATATGAAATTATGGAAGCGCTGTACTTTAGAATCATTTACTTGTATGGGGTGTGCTTGGCTATTTAATATGATCCTTCTACTTGAGTACCGTCTTCTCTTTCTCACTCGGAATAACAAGTCTTCAGTATCTAGCACATAAGAAACCTAGGAAGACAAGCAAAAATTACCCAAGTTATTGGATTTGCAGGTTAAAGAGATTGGCAGACTTAAGCTTGCAGAAGTTCAATGGAGTACCTTAGACGAACTGCAAGATATCTTGCACTCCAAACCATTGAGTACTTGAATTCCTTTCATAGCCTTGCAAATAGTGGAATACTCATCAGCTCTGCCATATTTACGCTTGTTCCTGCAAAACATATCAAGTCAAAACATTCACTACCATAAGAACATGTGTAAATAACTTTACCTTCCCAGGAAGGCACCATATAATCCTTTCCTAACTGAGACACTTGAGAGAAATTCACTGTACAGATAGCAAGAAAAATTGGGATCTAATGATACAGCAGTAACTTCAGGTTTTTCATGTCCATAATCCATTAGCTGGATTGACAGCTGGGTCACATCCGAGGATTGAGAAaactggaaaaaaaaatatattgtatGAAAATCAAAAAACAATTACAAAAGAAATTAGCTGATTAGTACTGTTTTATGTTTTATGTGCATTGACTCTTATAATGAATATTTGGAGTGAGACTTCTATTTCACTCTTTACAATCAAGGAAGCTACTTCTCtcttaatataaataaaattcattGTTGCAACCAGTCTCAGTTAGTACAAACAAAATAAATGAAGCCATAAGTGGAAGTTTGTGTCACTAAGCATATTGACAAAAAAAGGTAGCAACTCACACATTCAAATCTGTATATGTTCTCATCATGCAAAAGTACCCGAACATTTTCATGATAAACTACATCAAAAGACCTCCCAGCTCGCCTTGATTTTTCATACAAGTATAGATGGAGAAGTTTAATATCCATTTCATCTGAGGCTATTGCTTGAAGCTGAAAGCAAACATGCAAATGCTCTATGTTAAGAGGAATAACCACTTTCAAGACCTTTTATTTATCATATTCAAATAAGGCACCTGTTTAACGACTTTAAAAATTAGCTTGTCTAGTGTAAAAAGTACATAAGATTGAGTTCCTATGATAGATCGGCAATCATCTTCAAACTTGGTATTGTCAGAAGAACCATCAAGTAGATTGTATAGGGCGCTCATAAATCTGCAAAGTCATATATTGTAAGACTCGTATATATAAGAATCCATAAAACCAAAATAAATGAGGAACATGGTAGTCCTGTGACAGTACTTGGCATATAGATTAGGAGGATTTGAATCTTTAGAACTTCTCCATTTATTTTCAGCAGCTGATGAGTTTGTCTTAGCAGAGAGTATCCTTTCATATAGCATCTGCATGAAAATGGCATTCATAGTCTACTGCTGCAAACATGAGCTCAAAGAATTCAAATATAGACAGACCGCCTTACCTGATGAAGCCGAAACAGCACATAGAATGAATCATTTCCATAAAATATCCTAGAAGATATATCATGGTTATCCTGTAATGTTGCAGGCACATGTCTTGCAAGAGGTTTCACTGTGTTAATAAATCTTTCTGAATATGGTAATGATGTAATTTCCCCTTCGGCATCATGTGCCTCAACCATACCATCAGCCTCACCCTCACTTTCAGCCTTTACATCATGATCGTCATGCTCTGCATCATCATCTTCCTCATGATCATCAGGGGAACATTCCTCACCATTGCCAGATTCACTGCCAGATGCATCCTCACCAGCCTCTGATGCATTTTCACTGACCTCAGTGGACCGTTGAGCACTTTCTTCATCCTCATCATCAACTTCAGCATTAGAAATATCCTTTTGCTCAGGGGCTGCAGTTACAGAAGCATCTTCAAAAGCCACAAAATTATCCTCTTCAAAATCTCCAGTAGGTGACAATTCACCTTCTTCTCTTTCAATTTTGAGATTATTAAGTGAAGCAGAACCTTCACGCCTGAGATTGTTGTTGCATTCCACACTGCCACCACCATTTGCTGATATACCTAGCTTTCCAGAATTTCCAACCTATCACACAAAGACAACATTGAGTTTACATGAAATTGTCATCTCTAAGTTAAAACATAAAAGTTCACTTGCAAAGTCAAAGGGTCATGGACACCGTCATAGGAGGATAAGTAATCGATGGTTGAAAATGGAGATGAGCTTTGGAAGTTGTGTGATAGTTGTGTTATCCTAGATGAAATATGCTTTTATAAAATAGGGCACAATCCATcatacttaattaaaaaaataacaggCAATTTAGAAAACTCATAACAAATGAGAATGTGAAGATGAATGTGCAGGATTCCTAGAAAAGATAAGATCAAAATTATTCTACCAGAAATAATTTGACAAATACAAATTATTTCTAGTAGAAATAATTTGTGATTTCATTTTTACATTTTTGACAAATACAAAACTACCAAGAACACCATGATGACCCTACATTGCTCCTATAGCCAAAATGAGAATAGACACAAATTCCTGGGAGAGTCTAATAAGCAAAAAATATGATTTTATCTTATGCTTTGATCATTGCATAGTCATCCTACACATACAACTGGTATAAAAGCAAATATGAGCAGACTCCTGATAGGCTAAGGAGCATCAATATAATCTCTTCTTTTTACAGGAGCAACAAACACCTTTTTATCATGAACAACATCTGGGACAAGGTGTTTGGACCCAAGGCGCAAAATCACTTTGCTGATACTGCACTACCCATATGGTAAAATTGAAGGCAAATATAGGTTCTTGAGAGTCCAAGAAGCAAAAATATGTTCTTGTTTCGTATTCTAGCAAGTTAAGGACAAGAAAGTGCTTTTGTTTTCAAAACCACTTTGATGACCCTACAGTACCCATATTGTAAGAAGATCTTAGTTCGAAGGAGTTCAAgaagtaaagtatttaatatttttGGCAAGCATTGAGTCCTAAAATGTTCGTGCAAAATCACCTTCATGATCCATTTTAAACCATTTCAActcaaagagaattttttttaaaaaaaaaaaactaggtgtAGCACTCACTCTCACAAATCCAcactttttcataaaaataattaatttaggaccatagaaaaatttatatataataaaaaagagATAATTTTGGTACTTAGTGTTTGGGTAGATATCACAATGGGTTCATTTAGGTTTTCAGCAGATTTTCCAGCAGGCATAGGCGCATACCTAAGTTTTGCTTTTTTTACATATTACACTCCCTACATTGTTTCATTCACAAATCACACTCTAAAGGAAgatgtaaaataataataataaataaaaatagaggtgCTTGATTTGGGAGAAGCCAGAATAAGGGGTGTAATATATAGCTCAAGCAATAAAAAAATGGGTTAAATTAATGATTAAAATATATATCAAAGTTGTTAGTGGGGTTGAGCAAAAAAAAAACTATCGAGCAGAAATTAGCACCTCCACTGTAGGTAACATTTCACTAGTTACTTGATTTTCCATTAGAATCTCTGTTCCAAGATGCACTGTTCTTAAAGCGCCAGTGATCCCTTCCAAAGCAAAATGACAGATGGTGAGAAAAAAGTGAAAACAAAAATTGGATAGTTTCTAAGAACAAGTAACAGTTGAATTCATACCTGATGTATTCTCCAGGCCTGTTCTGGTGTGAACTTCAGCTCTAATTGCAACATTGTTACCACCTGGAAAATGTTCTGCAAGAACGTTTAGCACAGCTGCTCGAGTACCTTCATCAGATATAGGAGGACTACTCTGCACTCTTCCTTGAATGACATGATTTTCACAATGGCGAGTGCCTCGGTCCACATTGTGGGAACAATTTTCAATATTGGTCCCATCTTCATTTACTAAACCCGGTCTGCATGTACCTACTTGTTCATGTAGATTGTTCCCATCACCATTACATTGCTTGGTAGCACCAGGATGTACATTGTTTTCAGCCAAACCTGCGATACTGGTTTTGACAGAGCACCCCTTCAGTTTTACATCTAGAGCATCTGAACTTTGATTTCGATTGGGAATGCCCAACAAGGGCTCCGAAAATGTACTCCATAATTTCATGACTTTGTCCAACTGATCTGAAGATGTGCACACTTCTCCACTTGAGTATTTTATGATCTCGTATAAATCCTCATGCATGTCTACATCTGCATACTTAAATTCCATATTGGCAAAGATTGGATGCCTATTTTTGGCAGCAACTGCAAGAAGAATGTCATCTTCCTTCTTCATCTTGTCATTGATTTCTTTAATTTCACCCAACAAAGCTGTCCAGAAAATACAGCAGACGTATTAACAGGGTTACAAAACAAGAAAGGAACCAATGTCTTTCAATAAATGTTTTCTCTATAACActtcaaaaattgtaaaagatAAAATAACTACATACTTTTCGTGCTCAAATTCTTTGAATCTTGTTGCTTAAAATAGAAACTGCGATGGTCGAGTGATTTGTGATAATTTTTGGTATATATTTCTGCCCACACTTTATTGAAATCTGAACGACACCTAGACCATTCCTCTTGCTTTTGCTTCAGGCGAGTCAATATCACTGGCAATGCAAGACTAGCATTTTTCCGTAGTATATCCATAACATCAAGACCATGATCTCCATATAATCGTTCAATGCATCTCAAATTCAGAGCTATTTGAAGGGACAAAAGAACACAAAGAAATTCAAAACAATTGAAAGATAAGCATTATTTCAAACCAACacattaaatgattaaaagaaacTTAAGATACTTTATAGTGAGAGATCTACAAAATcaacatgtatactaacaagtGAGGTGGTCTTCAATATGAACAGGATTCTCTGGCTTGACAGGGTCTTGCATCATCTCCAGCAATTCCTCCACGCATTTAGTTGTTGTATTAACTGATTCCAGTAACATATCCATCTCAAATCTACATTCACATCATGAAGAAAATGTCACTGGAAGAAAATGTCACTGTGAAAGACCCAATGACCAAAGTGCAGAATGAATAAGATGAGGCAAAGAACAAAATACAGCCAAAATACAGCCAAAATATAAAGACATTATTTATCATTACAAAGTGGCCTTGGCTACAATGAAAGAGAATTTAACTAGGAAAAGATCTATGTCAACACCTGTCATCTTCACATCTAAATAAACTTTCTTCATATTGATTTTTTCGCATGTGCTTGAAAGAGTAGTCCTCACTTCCAGAAGTCACCGACACCCAAAAATCATTTAGTACTGACTCTCCGAGTTCCGTTCGGTGGCTAGTAGGAGGTATAGGATACTGAGAAACAACAATCAAAGAAACAAAGATGAAAATAAAGTCACACAAGACTAAATTGCAAAAGGATGGCACAGATGCTCGAACTTTTTGACAAACATTACATTTTTTGGAAGAAGGCGGTAGCTTGGGGTACATCGCTGACAATTTGAAAGGTCAAGCTCTGAAATTGGTTTCCACAAATTATGTTTTTCTTTGTTTGAGAATAAATTAGTTTTTTGTGAGATGCCTTTATCAACTTTTTCCCTTTCAGTGACTCTCTCCTTTTCACGATCTTTCTCCCTTTCAACCATTTCCTGGTCCCTTTCTTTGTCTTTATCCTCTATCTTAACAGGCTTAGTCATGTGTCCTTCATTGCAAAAGGGTAGTGTTAGGACAAGGAATAACATAGTAGAAAACAGCACAGGAAAAATGATATTACTTGAAGTAGTGAatttgttgaatttatatcaaTAACTCTCCTAAGAAGGAAACATAGTTACCAATTTCAACTaacattaacaagtaacaaggaCAAGATTTTTGGACATACTTTTGTTGAAAACCCCTTCAAGAAATCCATCTGCGGAAAAGGTTTTAATTAGAAAAATCTGAAAATCCATATAAGAAGATCTAGACAaaacagagaaaaaaaaaatagatgcaCTACTGGCATCATGAAGATGTATAAGCCCACCTATATTCTCACAATGGGCCAAAAATTCATAGAAACCTTCCATAAGATCAGGATACTTTCCAAGGATGTCATTTACCTGTAAACAAACATAGTTTTCAGAGCATATCTCTTAATTTATATCTTTCCAAGCGCCAGGAGTATGTCTGAGAAATCTGCTAAAAAATATGTTACTAACAAAAATTTTTACAGCATCATGTCACTAACAACACATGTTAAATTATCACATGAATACTATAATAGTCAAGCTATCAAGTGCAAAGGTGcaactatgatatgtttcatttGGGGGATCTAAACTGGAGAGATTAATTAGATACTACAATATTCAACAGGTTATTGCAAATTGAAATGGTTCTATTATTTAAGGCATGCTAAGTGAAGTATGGTCACATTGCATATAATTCAAGATTTCAAGTATTAATAGCCTACCAGATTCTTTAGCTCTGTTCTATTTATTATCTCTTTGCTGTATATGTGAAGGCATTTCAAAAATTCCTGATAGGTGTCAGGATGCAATTTCTCCTTCACTTTTTCGCAGAAATTAAATTCTCTAGTATATACACCTGCCACAAATAAGTTGAGCAAAAGATGAAATATTCAGAATATATGAAACATATGCAAGCATATGTAGCTTAATGGAATAAGACATCTGAATCAACTGGCATGATAAAAAGACTTACTCTTTATAGCATTTTTATCATCAATTGTTGAAGATGAAATGCTATACATGTCAATGTTCTCAGGACCATCAGCTCCTTGCTGCACATGTTCAGCAATAGAATCATCAGGCCTTCGAGATAAAGGTTTATGCCTATGCTGTAGATTATCTAAATCCCCACTATCATTCTCCAAGTCCTTCTCATCTCGTTCATGATCTTTCCTATCATTATCTGGTTTTCTATCCGGACGCCTTCTCTTTCTATCATGCTCTATATCAGGGCAATCAACACTGAAATCTTGATCAGTTTGTGATGTATAAGCTCTGTCCCGCTGGAAACAAAGGAAaggttaattttcaaaaaatcagTGCTATGTTGTAAAAAAATACACACACATGTATGTGTGTGCCCGAGCATATACATAAATAGCTGAAATGTAGCCAGCAATTTAGGGATGTAACATATGAGATTATCCCACACAACCAAAAATGCatcaattagttttaaaaaacatCTGCAATTCAGAACCACAGCATTTATGATGACAAGGTCTGTACCTTGTCCACATGAAAATGCCTTGATGGAAGCATGATAGAGCTCTTGTCATCTCGACGTGAAAAAGCATGACCAGGATATCTGTGATGTGGAGCAGATATTGCTGAGGCATCTGGCAAAAAGTGTGTGAATTCCTCGAGCAAATCATGATGGTTCAAAAATAGGGCTGCTACCTATGAAGATATTCATTGTGAGATGTTAAACTCACAGATTTGTATTGGCAGAAAATATGTAACAAATTTAGAGAAAATTACCTCTTCATAGACCTCATGGATTGACTTGTTCTCTCTTCTGTACATATTCAGTATATCTAAGAATGACTTATAAACATGCTCATCATTCTCAAAACGGCTCTGCAATCAAAGAAAGGCATAAAGCACTTGCGAAAAATATTCTGCcacagaataatttttaaaaccttcATACCTTAATTTTATTAACAAAATCAATTGCCTCCTCAAACTCAACCGGTTTCTTTTCTTCTGGTAGCTTAATCTCATAACCCTTTGGCAAGAAGGTGTTAAACCCCAAGATCAAATCTCGGTGCCCTTTAAATAACTCCTTCACCCTCATAATAACTCCATTGGTATCAATCCTGCAAGGAGTCCAATAAAATGCATTAAAAAAAACGtcataagaaaaatataaaagtatATCAGTTAAAAGGAAATCGAGTTGAACCTCTGACTCTTGAAGTCCTTCATGACCTGAAGAAATTCATCATACTTTTCTCTTTTGTCTTGAAATATATCCTTCACAGCCTTCAAGTAGGCTAGGGCATCGTTGGTTGTGAGCTTCGGGGTAATTCCAACAGGCGCAGGTGCTGGCGCCATATGAGTTTGCCCAGACCTGTAAAGAAACACAAAAATCTGTTGAATCGCAACAGATCTAAGAACCATATCATCCCCTACCTAAATTAAAGGCGACAACCACCATAAACAATAAGTAAAGCAGATGAGCAGCCTTTATCGGTATTCCTCTACCTTTCATGATTGCAACAACTTGTATACTAAATCTAAACAGAAAtcctaaagaaaaaaaaaataagaacaatAAACCTACTTACGACACAAAAAAGACAATCTTTTTGTACTTTCATCGGACAACATGAGCATTAAAAATTCGTAGAACTACAATATACGAGCAAAAATATAAACTATGAGAGAAAAAACAAAGAACCGAGAAGAAGCAAGCCCCCCAAATAATAGAATCTCAAAAAATAACAAATCCACAAACTACCGATACGGATAAGAGGAAGGAAACTTACAGATCCGCTCGAGAAACGTTTGGCCACTTGAGCTGAGAACCCATCAAAACCTCCTCCTACGTTCCTCACATGCACCCATGAAATAACCGACAGTGGAAAACCAAACACTCTTAGTAAACTCGCCTCCTTCCCTACCAAGAGATTGCAGAGATAAAACCTGGAAAAAGACGAATCCTTGATCTCCACCGGCGGGTCCAATTCGGCCGGCCCGATCTGACAGCGAGAATTGGGGGGTCAAGGTGAAGAAAGCTCGCGCGAAAAGAGAAGCATTAGGCGTACTGGTGGTGAGGAAGAGGGCGTAAAGAGCTCCAGGTCTTGGCCATCGCCAGGAAATGGAAATGAAGAGGGCGAGGCAGAAGCGAGCGGGGAAGAAAGGGGCTTGAAACCAAACAACAGAAAAAGCACAGCGATGGGGTGACGAAACCCTTATATAGAACCGAGAAGTTTCCGAAACCTCCAGCTCTCCCAGTTCTCCTGTCGTGGCCGTTGGATTTGAAAGTGGACGGCAGATAAAGTGATGAATTCTAGGGTAGGAAGTTTTGCTTCTGGCACTGGCACTGGGAGTCTGGAACGTCTATCGAATGACCGGTAAGCTCACCGTCTTTATCTGTTGcatttgtaatatatatatatatatatatatttatttatttatttatttattaaaccataattttagtatatttatttatttatccgaTAATAAGTTTCTTTTCTACGTGTTAACATGAATACAAATACTAAAtagtaaaataaatataaaatttctatttaaagGTAGTTAACATAGTGGTAAAATAGATTACCTTTTGTATTTGTTATAATTCGAGTGAAAACAATGGAAAATAGAATAACTCAAACACAGTGATATCAAAAATGGGTGAACATTGTATATCAAAAATGATATTCACCTCTCCTCCCATCATCATACGACGCACAATCTATTATATTAGATTTTTGTTTGTCATTTGCTTTCAACTATGTATCTATATTTATCTCTTTCCATATCCGTGATATCGGCTCTAAGAGAGTCGCTGATGTGACAGTTCCACATTATAttagatttttattattattatcatgtgatggttaattttaattttctaatttcctTACTTCCAATTATATATGGTAATCGTGAAAGATCGTCAGATTACACATTGCATCTTTTTTTGTGACATTGTATTATATTTTTCATCTCTCAACTCTATAGGCTTTTTATCTATCAATATTATTGGACTTTCTACTTTTGCCAAATTTTTTGTCCACCTCAACTTATTTGAACATCATTAACACTAAAGATTTAATACGTCTAACTTAAACTTATACCAAAATGAGTATGATTGTACCAACAATTTCCCTAATAAAACACCACCATTCTTCTCCATAAATGCCTTTTTTTTGTGGATGGCAATCAAACTATATCTAGATTGCTAATAATTTAGGTTCAAAAATGATAGAATGGGGCACATAGAAGTTAATTAACATTTCATTATACCTATTTTCTTTCTTGGGCCTCCTAATGAATTAGCATTTTCTTTTATGATAGATTTGAAAGATATCTTTGAAAATCCAGTGAAAAAGGATTGTAATAGAAGAGGAACATGTATGAATTTtagatatttatatgcaaaaagaaaaaaagcAGCAACCCTTAATTCATTTTCTACAAAGACAGGATTGTCCAAAAGGTTGGAACAGAAATGAAAAAATAAGGACTTAGATATCATCAAAATCAATGTGACAGTTTTGCATCTACAATGCAGATGATGTTGATACCAAATACAAGATCCTCCTTGAGCTGAGAAACTCTCTCAAAAGCTTAC contains:
- the LOC122009216 gene encoding paired amphipathic helix protein Sin3-like 4 isoform X2 → MGSQLKWPNVSRADLSGQTHMAPAPAPVGITPKLTTNDALAYLKAVKDIFQDKREKYDEFLQVMKDFKSQRIDTNGVIMRVKELFKGHRDLILGFNTFLPKGYEIKLPEEKKPVEFEEAIDFVNKIKSRFENDEHVYKSFLDILNMYRRENKSIHEVYEEVAALFLNHHDLLEEFTHFLPDASAISAPHHRYPGHAFSRRDDKSSIMLPSRHFHVDKRDRAYTSQTDQDFSVDCPDIEHDRKRRRPDRKPDNDRKDHERDEKDLENDSGDLDNLQHRHKPLSRRPDDSIAEHVQQGADGPENIDMYSISSSTIDDKNAIKSVYTREFNFCEKVKEKLHPDTYQEFLKCLHIYSKEIINRTELKNLVNDILGKYPDLMEGFYEFLAHCENIDGFLEGVFNKRHMTKPVKIEDKDKERDQEMVEREKDREKERVTEREKVDKGISQKTNLFSNKEKHNLWKPISELDLSNCQRCTPSYRLLPKNYPIPPTSHRTELGESVLNDFWVSVTSGSEDYSFKHMRKNQYEESLFRCEDDRFEMDMLLESVNTTTKCVEELLEMMQDPVKPENPVHIEDHLTSLNLRCIERLYGDHGLDVMDILRKNASLALPVILTRLKQKQEEWSRCRSDFNKVWAEIYTKNYHKSLDHRSFYFKQQDSKNLSTKTLLGEIKEINDKMKKEDDILLAVAAKNRHPIFANMEFKYADVDMHEDLYEIIKYSSGEVCTSSDQLDKVMKLWSTFSEPLLGIPNRNQSSDALDVKLKGCSVKTSIAGLAENNVHPGATKQCNGDGNNLHEQVGTCRPGLVNEDGTNIENCSHNVDRGTRHCENHVIQGRVQSSPPISDEGTRAAVLNVLAEHFPGGNNVAIRAEVHTRTGLENTSGITGALRTVHLGTEILMENQVTSEMLPTVEVGNSGKLGISANGGGSVECNNNLRREGSASLNNLKIEREEGELSPTGDFEEDNFVAFEDASVTAAPEQKDISNAEVDDEDEESAQRSTEVSENASEAGEDASGSESGNGEECSPDDHEEDDDAEHDDHDVKAESEGEADGMVEAHDAEGEITSLPYSERFINTVKPLARHVPATLQDNHDISSRIFYGNDSFYVLFRLHQMLYERILSAKTNSSAAENKWRSSKDSNPPNLYAKFMSALYNLLDGSSDNTKFEDDCRSIIGTQSYVLFTLDKLIFKVVKQLQAIASDEMDIKLLHLYLYEKSRRAGRSFDVVYHENVRVLLHDENIYRFECFSQSSDVTQLSIQLMDYGHEKPEVTAVSLDPNFSCYLYSEFLSSVSVRKGLYGAFLGRNKRKYGRADEYSTICKAMKGIQVLNGLECKISCSSSKVSYVLDTEDLLFRVRKRRRYSSRRIILNSQAHPIQVVSELSQTHQQA
- the LOC122009216 gene encoding paired amphipathic helix protein Sin3-like 4 isoform X1 — protein: MGSQLKWPNVSRADLSGQTHMAPAPAPVGITPKLTTNDALAYLKAVKDIFQDKREKYDEFLQVMKDFKSQRIDTNGVIMRVKELFKGHRDLILGFNTFLPKGYEIKLPEEKKPVEFEEAIDFVNKIKSRFENDEHVYKSFLDILNMYRRENKSIHEVYEEVAALFLNHHDLLEEFTHFLPDASAISAPHHRYPGHAFSRRDDKSSIMLPSRHFHVDKRDRAYTSQTDQDFSVDCPDIEHDRKRRRPDRKPDNDRKDHERDEKDLENDSGDLDNLQHRHKPLSRRPDDSIAEHVQQGADGPENIDMYSISSSTIDDKNAIKSVYTREFNFCEKVKEKLHPDTYQEFLKCLHIYSKEIINRTELKNLVNDILGKYPDLMEGFYEFLAHCENIDGFLEGVFNKRHMTKPVKIEDKDKERDQEMVEREKDREKERVTEREKVDKGISQKTNLFSNKEKHNLWKPISELDLSNCQRCTPSYRLLPKNYPIPPTSHRTELGESVLNDFWVSVTSGSEDYSFKHMRKNQYEESLFRCEDDRFEMDMLLESVNTTTKCVEELLEMMQDPVKPENPVHIEDHLTSLNLRCIERLYGDHGLDVMDILRKNASLALPVILTRLKQKQEEWSRCRSDFNKVWAEIYTKNYHKSLDHRSFYFKQQDSKNLSTKTLLGEIKEINDKMKKEDDILLAVAAKNRHPIFANMEFKYADVDMHEDLYEIIKYSSGEVCTSSDQLDKVMKLWSTFSEPLLGIPNRNQSSDALDVKLKGCSVKTSIAGLAENNVHPGATKQCNGDGNNLHEQVGTCRPGLVNEDGTNIENCSHNVDRGTRHCENHVIQGRVQSSPPISDEGTRAAVLNVLAEHFPGGNNVAIRAEVHTRTGLENTSGITGALRTVHLGTEILMENQVTSEMLPTVEVGNSGKLGISANGGGSVECNNNLRREGSASLNNLKIEREEGELSPTGDFEEDNFVAFEDASVTAAPEQKDISNAEVDDEDEESAQRSTEVSENASEAGEDASGSESGNGEECSPDDHEEDDDAEHDDHDVKAESEGEADGMVEAHDAEGEITSLPYSERFINTVKPLARHVPATLQDNHDISSRIFYGNDSFYVLFRLHQMLYERILSAKTNSSAAENKWRSSKDSNPPNLYAKFMSALYNLLDGSSDNTKFEDDCRSIIGTQSYVLFTLDKLIFKVVKQLQAIASDEMDIKLLHLYLYEKSRRAGRSFDVVYHENVRVLLHDENIYRFECFSQSSDVTQLSIQLMDYGHEKPEVTAVSLDPNFSCYLYSEFLSSVSVRKGLYGAFLGRNKRKYGRADEYSTICKAMKGIQVLNGLECKISCSSSKVSYVLDTEDLLFRVRKRRRYSSRRIILNSQAHPIQVNDSKVQRFHNFISSFMSGS